A genomic segment from Luteolibacter ambystomatis encodes:
- a CDS encoding HU family DNA-binding protein — translation MAKKPAPVKDRYSKTQILDEIAASTQLTRKQVAAVLDSLTDVIESHVNKKAVGEFVLPGLLKINTIKKPAVKARKGINPFTKEEVTFKAKPATTVIKVRALKKLKDMAL, via the coding sequence ATGGCTAAGAAACCAGCACCCGTAAAAGACCGCTATAGCAAGACCCAGATCCTTGACGAGATCGCGGCCAGCACCCAGCTCACTCGCAAGCAGGTGGCAGCCGTTCTCGACAGCCTCACCGACGTCATCGAAAGCCACGTCAACAAGAAGGCCGTCGGTGAATTCGTCCTGCCCGGTCTGCTCAAGATCAACACGATCAAGAAGCCTGCCGTGAAGGCTCGCAAGGGCATCAACCCCTTCACCAAGGAGGAAGTGACCTTCAAGGCGAAGCCGGCCACCACCGTGATCAAGGTGCGCGCGCTCAAGAAGCTGAAGGACATGGCCCTCTGA